One genomic window of Eptesicus fuscus isolate TK198812 chromosome 6, DD_ASM_mEF_20220401, whole genome shotgun sequence includes the following:
- the MADCAM1 gene encoding mucosal addressin cell adhesion molecule 1 — MEQGLAFLLPLFVGLLQQGRGGRLEVEPREPVVAVAVGESRQFTCRLACAGREAASVQWRGLDTSLGAVQSGAGSSVLSVHNASLSSAGIRVCVGSCGSSTFRHPVRLLVFAFPNQLTVSPVALVAGRDQELACTAHNITPASPDALSLSLLLGDQELEGVQDLGQEEDEEPQEGEDQLFQVTKRWLLPPLGATAPLTLHCQATMRLPGLELSHRKPIPVLHSLTSPETPVTTSLEATLEQNSLEATLEQNSTHSPGSPGPTAGNSSTRPCHPEIHQSPIPGGLELLCEAACGPGVAVHWTRAPGDLAAYKRREDGAQAWLSVLWAGCNPEGWFQCRLDPGGHTASLYLHPEICSPPTSAALWMGSLVLGLLLLAFLTRRLWKCRQPPGDHKAHQHL; from the exons ATGGAACAGGGCCTGGCCTTCCTGCTTCCCCTCTTCGTGGGGCTCCTCCAGCAAGGCCGCg GTGGGCGCCTGGAGGTGGAGCCCCGCGAGCCCGTGGTGGCGGTGGCCGTGGGCGAGTCAAGGCAGTTCACCTGCCGCCTGGCCTGTGCGGGCCGCGAGGCCGCCTCGGTGCAGTGGCGGGGCCTGGACACGAGCCTGGGCGCAGTGCAGTCGGGCGCCGGCAGCAGCGTCCTCTCCGTGCACAACGCCTCGTTGTCGTCTGCGGGGATCCGTGTGTGTGTGGGCTCCTGCGGGAGCTCCACTTTCCGGCACCCCGTGCGACTCCTGGTGTTTG CCTTCCCGAACCAGCTGACTGTCTCCCCAGTGGCCCTGGTGGCCGGGCGGGACCAAGAGTTGGCCTGCACCGCCCACAACATCACGCCTGCCAGCCCTGATGCCCTCTCCTTGTCCCTGCTCCTGGGGGACCAGGAACTGGAGGGGGTGCAGGACCTGGGccaggaggaggatgaggagccCCAGGAGGGCGAGGACCAGTTGTTCCAAGTGACAAAGCGCTGGCTGCTTCCCCCCCTGGGGGCAACTGCTCCACTCACCCTCCACTGCCAGGCGACCATGAGGCTGCCGGGCTTGGAGCTGAGCCACCGCAAGCCCATTCCAG TCCTGCACAGCCTGACCTCCCCGGAGACCCCGGTCACAACCTCCCTGGAGGCCACCCTGGAGCAGAACTCCCTGGAGGCCACCCTGGAGCAGAactccacccacagccccgggAGTCCTGGCCCCACGGCTGGGAACAGCTCCACCAGGCCCTGCCACCCTGAGATCCACCAGTCGCCAATACCAGGGGGTCTGGAGCTGCTGTGTGAAGCAGCCTGTGGCCCTGGCGTCGCTGTGCATTGGACCCGGGCGCCCGGCGATCTGGCAGCTTACAAGAGGAGGGAGGACGGCGCCCAGGCTTGGCTGAGCGTGCTGTGGGCTGGATGCAACCCTGAGGGCTGGTTCCAGtgtcgcctggacccagggggccACACAGCCAGTCTGTACCTACACCCAGAAATCT GCTCCCCGCCAACGTCCGCAGCCCTGTGGATGGGCAGCTTGGTGCTGGGGCTGCTCCTCCTGGCGTTCCTCACCCGTCGCCTGTGGAAATGCCGCCAGCCACCAGGTGACCACAAGGCCCACCAGCACCTCTGA
- the TPGS1 gene encoding tubulin polyglutamylase complex subunit 1 — protein sequence MAAVEKRRLAMAPAANFTDSSRPPVSGAAATTESEEDFLQQVGVTKMLRAALLKVLEARPEEPISFLAHYFENMGLSTPANSGAGEPPGQLLLQQQRLGRALWHLRLAHHSQRTAFNNNVGVAYECLSASGRKKKPGLDGRTYSELLKRICRDGEAPEEVVAPLLRKIQCRDHEAVPLDVFRTGMLTCFVLLEFVGRAAALYQLLEDPTLAVADRRMGQAVLDTLEGALQASSGASAPAHYLEAGSRLGPDSLALAMDRALVARRPSSPMTREEFLEKAAALFIAKVKPVG from the exons ATGGCGGCAGTGGAGAAGCGGCGGTTGGCCATGGCCCCGGCGGCCAATTTCACAGACAGCAGCCGGCCACCGGTGTCCGGGGCGGCAGCAACGACCGAGAGCGAGGAGGACTTCCTGCAGCAGGTCGGCGTGACAAAAATGCTGCGCGCAGCCCTGTTGAAGGTGCTGGAGGCACGGCCCGAGGAACCGATCTCCTTCCTGGCGCACTACTTCGAGAACATGGGCCTGAGTACGCCTGCAAACAGCGGCGCCGGGGAGCCCCCGGGCCAGCTCCTGCTTCAGCAGCAGCGCCTGGGCCGCGCGCTGTGGCACCTTCGCCTGGCTCACCACTCCCAGAG GACAGCCTTCAACAACAATGTTGGTGTGGCCTATGAGTGCCTGAGCGCCAGCGGGCGCAAGAAGAAGCCGGGGCTGGATGGGCGTACCTACAGTGAACTGCTCAAGCGCATTTGCCGAGATGGGGAGGCCCCTGAGGAGGTCGTAGCACCCTTGCTGCGCAAGATCCAGTGCCGGGACCACGAGGCCGTACCACTGGATGTCTTCCGCACTGGCATGCTCACCTGCTTTGTGCTGCTGGAGTTCGTGGGGCGGGCTGCTGCCCTCTACCAACTGCTGGAGGACCCCACCCTGGCCGTTGCTGACCGCCGCATGGGCCAGGCAGTGCTGGACACCCTGGAGGGGGCCCTGCAGGCCAGCAGTGGTGCCTCTGCTCCCGCCCACTACCTGGAGGCTGGCTCACGCCTCGGGCCTGACAGCCTGGCGCTGGCCATGGACCGTGCTCTGGTGGCTCGGcggcccagctcccccatgaccCGAGAGGAGTTCCTGGAGAAGGCTGCTGCCCTCTTTATTGCCAAAGTCAAGCCAGTGGGCTGA